A single window of Inquilinus sp. Marseille-Q2685 DNA harbors:
- a CDS encoding DUF533 domain-containing protein, with translation MDLDKLLGALAQSGMGRASGGGGAGGLDLGGILSQVLGGGGAPSGGLGGSGGGLGGLGGLLQGLGAGGAGGGGLGGLGSILGGLSGGQSRSGGLGGGLGGGLMAIIATIAMQALQNRGGGGGLLGGLGGQDDAPQAAPAGPAATPAPGASGGAGGGFLDMADSVGGGGAQAAPLIGQDTAHRIIRTMIAAAAADGTIDQNEAAAIQGQLGEEDAEERAFIEQELSNPATPEQLAAGVGGPQEAAQIYTAALLTVTMDSPEESRFLKQLALALRLDAQTIAALHQTVKQG, from the coding sequence ATGGATCTCGACAAGCTCTTGGGTGCGTTGGCGCAGAGCGGCATGGGCCGCGCTTCCGGCGGCGGCGGGGCCGGCGGCCTCGACCTCGGCGGCATCCTCAGCCAGGTGCTGGGCGGGGGCGGCGCGCCCTCCGGCGGGCTCGGCGGATCGGGCGGCGGCCTGGGCGGTCTCGGCGGGCTGCTGCAGGGCCTGGGCGCCGGCGGTGCCGGAGGCGGCGGGCTGGGCGGCCTGGGCAGCATCCTCGGAGGCCTTTCCGGCGGCCAGAGCCGCAGCGGTGGCCTCGGTGGAGGCCTGGGCGGCGGGCTGATGGCGATCATCGCCACGATCGCCATGCAGGCGCTGCAGAACCGTGGCGGAGGCGGCGGGCTGCTGGGCGGCCTCGGCGGCCAGGACGATGCGCCGCAGGCGGCTCCGGCCGGCCCGGCGGCAACCCCGGCTCCAGGCGCGAGCGGAGGCGCGGGCGGCGGCTTCCTCGATATGGCCGATTCGGTCGGCGGCGGCGGGGCCCAGGCAGCACCGCTGATCGGGCAGGACACGGCGCACCGCATCATCCGCACGATGATCGCCGCGGCGGCCGCCGACGGCACCATCGACCAGAACGAGGCGGCGGCGATCCAGGGCCAGCTCGGCGAGGAGGATGCGGAGGAGCGCGCGTTCATCGAGCAGGAGCTGAGCAACCCGGCGACGCCGGAGCAGCTGGCGGCCGGGGTCGGCGGCCCGCAGGAGGCGGCGCAGATCTACACCGCGGCGCTGCTGACCGTGACCATGGATTCGCCGGAGGAAAGCCGCTTCCTGAAGCAGCTGGCCCTGGCGCTGCGCCTGGACGCCCAGACCATCGCCGCGCTGCACCAGACGGTGAAGCAGGGCTGA
- a CDS encoding D-glycerate dehydrogenase, translating into MAERKRPLVIVTRKLPDVIETRMMELFETRLNHDDVAMDRDQLAAAMGEADVLVPTVTDRIDAELLAKSGPQLKLVASFGTGVDHIDLGAAKARGLTVTNTPGVLTEDTADMTMALILAVARRLAEGERLVRGGQWTGWSPTGMLGARLGGKRLGIIGMGRIGQAVARRARAFGLSVHYHNRNRVHPEVEAELDATYWPSLDQMLSRMDIVSVNCPRTPATFHLLSARRLKLLRRDALIVNTSRGEVIDETALAQMLKQGELAGAGLDVFEREPNVNPKLLKLPNVVLLPHMGSATLEGRIDMGQKVIVNIRSFVDGHVPPDRVLETEF; encoded by the coding sequence ATGGCCGAGAGAAAACGTCCGCTCGTCATCGTCACGCGCAAGCTGCCGGATGTCATCGAGACCCGGATGATGGAGCTGTTCGAGACTCGGCTGAACCATGACGACGTGGCCATGGACCGCGACCAGCTGGCGGCCGCGATGGGCGAGGCCGACGTGCTGGTGCCGACGGTGACCGACCGGATCGACGCCGAGCTGCTGGCCAAGTCCGGGCCGCAGCTGAAGCTGGTCGCCAGCTTCGGCACCGGCGTGGACCACATCGACCTCGGCGCCGCCAAGGCGCGCGGGCTGACCGTGACCAACACCCCCGGCGTCCTGACCGAGGACACGGCCGACATGACCATGGCCCTGATCCTGGCCGTGGCCCGCCGGCTGGCGGAGGGCGAGCGGCTGGTCCGCGGCGGGCAATGGACCGGCTGGAGCCCGACCGGCATGCTCGGCGCCCGGCTGGGCGGCAAGCGGCTCGGCATCATCGGCATGGGCCGGATCGGCCAGGCGGTGGCGCGCCGCGCCCGCGCCTTCGGCCTGTCGGTGCACTACCACAACCGGAACCGCGTGCATCCGGAGGTGGAGGCCGAGCTGGACGCCACCTACTGGCCCAGCCTGGACCAGATGCTGTCGCGGATGGACATCGTCTCGGTCAACTGCCCGCGCACCCCGGCGACCTTCCACCTGCTGTCGGCCCGGCGGCTGAAGCTGCTGCGCCGCGACGCGCTGATCGTGAACACCTCGCGCGGCGAGGTGATCGACGAGACGGCGCTGGCCCAGATGCTGAAGCAGGGCGAGCTGGCAGGGGCCGGGCTCGACGTGTTCGAGCGCGAGCCGAACGTCAACCCGAAGCTGCTCAAGCTGCCCAACGTCGTGCTGCTGCCGCATATGGGCTCGGCGACCCTCGAGGGCCGGATCGACATGGGCCAGAAGGTGATCGTCAACATCCGCAGCTTCGTCGACGGCCATGTGCCGCCGGACCGGGTGCTGGAGACGGAGTTTTAG
- a CDS encoding CDP-alcohol phosphatidyltransferase family protein produces MRDETDFRGTLQRQARWPLAVGALALAALAVPLAVDPALGAAFVARAELLYGGIATLILAGLAAHAPHRRFGPANMVTLSRIVLICLLAALMGTAAPDEDCLWLIAGFAALALALDGVDGWAARRSGLTSRFGARFDMEADAFFVLVLSVLAWQWGKVGVWVLLIGAMRYLYVLAGAPWPWLRAPVPESFARKAVCVVQILALIACLAPPVPHALATTLAAGALALLVWSFGRDVAWLWRRRLPA; encoded by the coding sequence ATGCGGGACGAAACCGATTTTCGCGGCACGTTGCAGCGGCAGGCGCGGTGGCCGCTCGCGGTGGGGGCGCTGGCGCTCGCCGCCCTGGCGGTGCCGCTCGCCGTCGATCCCGCGCTCGGCGCCGCCTTCGTGGCGCGGGCCGAGCTGCTGTATGGCGGCATCGCCACGCTGATCCTGGCCGGCCTCGCCGCCCACGCCCCGCATCGCCGCTTCGGCCCGGCCAACATGGTGACGCTGTCGCGCATCGTGCTGATCTGCCTCCTGGCCGCGCTGATGGGTACGGCGGCGCCGGACGAGGACTGCCTGTGGCTGATCGCCGGATTCGCCGCGCTGGCCCTGGCGCTGGACGGGGTCGACGGCTGGGCGGCACGGCGCAGCGGCCTGACCTCCCGCTTCGGCGCCCGATTCGACATGGAGGCCGACGCCTTCTTCGTCCTGGTCCTGTCGGTGCTGGCCTGGCAGTGGGGCAAGGTCGGGGTCTGGGTGCTGCTGATCGGGGCGATGCGCTATCTCTATGTCCTGGCCGGTGCCCCTTGGCCCTGGCTGCGCGCGCCGGTGCCGGAGAGCTTCGCCCGCAAGGCGGTGTGCGTGGTCCAGATCCTGGCGCTGATCGCCTGCCTGGCACCGCCGGTGCCGCATGCGCTGGCCACGACGCTGGCGGCGGGTGCGCTGGCGCTGCTGGTCTGGTCCTTCGGCCGCGACGTGGCCTGGCTGTGGCGGCGGCGCCTGCCGGCATGA
- a CDS encoding FkbM family methyltransferase yields MNAITRAAGIARSLAIYRGIPGRSARFRRFFSALIRPGDLCFDIGAHVGNRSLCWAGLGARVVAVEPQPDLARLLRRSFRGHPGITLVESAVGAGPGTAVLHLSSRTPTVASLSPDWIETVSRTDGFASIRWDRKVEVPVTTLDALIGRFGVPAFCKIDVEGFEAEVLAGLSRPLPCLSVEYVPAALPATLAALDRIEALGRYRFQASLGETGRFLWPNWRSGHEVRAWLLTLSPEDRSGDLYARAEA; encoded by the coding sequence ATGAACGCCATCACCCGCGCCGCCGGCATCGCCCGCTCCCTCGCCATCTATCGCGGCATCCCCGGGCGCTCCGCCCGCTTCCGGCGCTTCTTCTCGGCCCTGATCCGTCCCGGCGACCTGTGCTTCGACATCGGCGCCCATGTCGGCAACCGCAGCCTGTGCTGGGCCGGGCTCGGCGCCCGGGTGGTGGCGGTCGAGCCGCAGCCCGATCTCGCCCGGCTGCTCCGCCGCAGCTTCCGCGGCCATCCCGGCATCACCCTGGTCGAGAGCGCGGTCGGCGCCGGTCCCGGCACCGCGGTGCTGCATCTCAGCAGCCGCACGCCCACGGTCGCCAGCCTGTCGCCGGACTGGATCGAGACGGTGTCGCGGACCGACGGCTTCGCCTCGATCCGCTGGGACCGGAAGGTCGAGGTGCCGGTGACGACCTTGGACGCGCTGATCGGCCGCTTCGGCGTCCCCGCCTTCTGCAAGATCGATGTCGAGGGCTTCGAGGCCGAGGTGCTGGCCGGGCTGTCCCGTCCCCTGCCCTGCCTGTCGGTCGAATACGTCCCGGCGGCGCTGCCGGCCACCCTGGCAGCGCTCGACCGGATCGAGGCGCTGGGCCGCTATCGGTTCCAGGCCTCGCTCGGCGAAACCGGGCGCTTCCTGTGGCCGAACTGGCGAAGCGGGCACGAAGTGCGGGCCTGGCTGTTGACTCTCTCGCCGGAGGACCGCTCCGGCGACCTCTATGCGCGGGCCGAGGCTTGA
- a CDS encoding RibD family protein, which translates to MDTAWIWLLDRRAGRPEAPLPSEAEARDRIALLRPFAEAEGRYALAHLGQSIDGHIATGCGQSQYVTGPCNLDHLHRLRALADAVLVGAGTVAHDDPRLTTRRVEGPSPVRVVLDPDRRLDDRHGVFTDGAAPTLLLCAARRADRPAGAAEVIGLDDLSPAAVLAALAARGLRRVLIEGGGTTVSRFLAAGVLDRLHVAVAPLIIGSGKGGLRLPEIAHLDQALRPPCRTYAMGGDVLFDFDLRGTTSP; encoded by the coding sequence ATGGACACCGCCTGGATCTGGCTGCTCGACCGCCGCGCCGGCCGGCCGGAGGCGCCGCTGCCCTCCGAGGCCGAGGCCCGCGACCGGATCGCGCTGCTGCGCCCCTTCGCCGAGGCCGAGGGCCGCTATGCCCTGGCCCATCTCGGCCAGAGCATCGACGGCCACATCGCCACCGGCTGCGGCCAGTCGCAATACGTCACCGGCCCCTGCAACCTCGACCATCTGCACCGGCTGCGGGCCCTGGCCGACGCCGTGCTGGTCGGCGCCGGCACCGTCGCGCATGACGATCCGCGGCTGACCACCCGCCGGGTCGAAGGCCCGAGCCCGGTGCGGGTGGTGCTGGACCCCGACCGCCGGCTCGACGACCGGCATGGCGTGTTCACCGACGGCGCCGCGCCGACGCTGCTGCTCTGCGCCGCCCGCCGCGCCGACCGTCCGGCCGGCGCGGCCGAGGTGATCGGCCTCGACGACCTGTCGCCGGCCGCGGTGCTGGCGGCGCTAGCGGCGCGGGGCCTGCGGCGGGTGCTGATCGAGGGCGGCGGCACCACGGTGTCGCGCTTCCTCGCCGCCGGGGTGCTGGACCGGCTGCATGTCGCGGTGGCGCCGTTGATCATCGGCTCCGGCAAGGGCGGGCTGCGACTGCCGGAGATCGCCCATCTCGACCAGGCCCTGCGCCCGCCCTGCCGCACCTATGCCATGGGCGGCGACGTGCTGTTCGACTTCGACCTGCGGGGGACGACGTCGCCCTGA
- a CDS encoding glycosyltransferase family 4 protein: protein MSIAFLLPGDPESRTGGYIYDKRIIEGLRGLGRRVTLRRLGDGFPFPSEAEAAEAAAVLRDLPDNTLTVVDGLAFSVLPRPMAAEAARLRLVALIHHPLAFEQGLSPAQHQALEASERQALAAARRVIVTSPGTARDLFGYGVETGRIGVVLPGTDPTPPAQGSGEAAPVLLCVATLTPRKGYLDLVAALQRLAGLPWRLVCAGSLERDAGHAREVLAAVDRAGLAGRIRFLGEIDEPTLLRHYDRSDLFVLPSHHEGYGMALAEASARGLPIVSTTGGAIPDTVPPDAGILVPPGAVDALTEALRRLLTDPGARLRLREAGLAARARLPGWPAQAAAFAHELDLVG from the coding sequence ATGAGCATCGCCTTCCTGCTGCCGGGCGACCCGGAGTCGCGCACCGGCGGCTATATCTACGACAAGCGCATCATCGAAGGTCTGCGGGGGCTCGGCCGGCGGGTGACGCTGCGCCGGCTGGGGGACGGGTTTCCCTTTCCCAGCGAGGCCGAGGCGGCGGAGGCCGCCGCGGTGCTGCGGGACCTGCCCGACAACACCCTGACAGTGGTGGACGGGCTGGCCTTCAGCGTGCTGCCGCGGCCGATGGCGGCCGAGGCCGCGCGGCTGCGGCTGGTGGCGCTGATTCACCACCCCTTGGCCTTCGAGCAGGGCTTGAGCCCGGCGCAGCACCAGGCGCTGGAGGCCAGCGAGCGGCAGGCGCTGGCGGCGGCGCGGCGGGTGATCGTCACCAGCCCCGGCACCGCCCGCGATCTGTTCGGCTACGGCGTGGAGACAGGGCGGATCGGCGTGGTGCTGCCGGGCACCGACCCGACGCCGCCGGCCCAGGGCTCGGGCGAGGCGGCGCCGGTGCTGCTCTGCGTCGCCACGCTGACGCCGCGCAAGGGCTATCTCGACCTCGTCGCGGCGCTGCAGCGCCTGGCCGGCCTGCCCTGGCGGCTGGTCTGCGCCGGCAGCCTGGAGCGCGACGCCGGCCACGCCCGTGAAGTGCTCGCGGCGGTGGACCGCGCCGGCCTTGCCGGCCGCATCCGCTTCCTCGGCGAGATCGATGAGCCGACGCTGCTGCGGCACTACGACCGGTCCGACCTGTTCGTGCTGCCCTCGCATCACGAGGGCTACGGCATGGCCCTGGCCGAGGCTTCGGCGCGCGGCCTGCCGATCGTCAGCACCACCGGCGGCGCCATCCCGGACACGGTGCCGCCCGACGCCGGCATCCTGGTGCCGCCGGGTGCTGTCGACGCCCTGACCGAAGCGCTGCGCCGCCTCCTGACCGATCCGGGCGCGCGGCTGCGGCTGCGCGAGGCCGGGCTGGCGGCGCGCGCCCGGCTGCCCGGCTGGCCCGCCCAGGCGGCCGCCTTCGCGCATGAGCTGGATCTGGTGGGGTGA
- a CDS encoding 6-carboxytetrahydropterin synthase, with translation MYTVSVRDHFMIAHSFRGAVFGPAQKLHGATYVVDLAFRRAELDADGIVVDIGLASDALKAVMGELNYRNLDDEPAFAGRNTTTEVLARTIFDRIAARIAAGELGPGAAAIESLAVTLHESHVAWASYEGRLAR, from the coding sequence ATGTACACGGTTTCGGTCCGCGATCACTTCATGATCGCCCACAGCTTCCGCGGCGCCGTGTTCGGCCCGGCGCAGAAGCTGCACGGCGCCACCTACGTGGTCGACCTGGCTTTCCGTCGGGCGGAGCTGGATGCCGACGGCATCGTCGTCGACATCGGCCTGGCCTCGGACGCGCTGAAGGCGGTGATGGGCGAGCTGAACTACCGCAACCTGGACGACGAGCCGGCCTTCGCCGGGCGCAACACCACGACCGAGGTGCTGGCCCGCACCATCTTCGACCGCATCGCCGCGCGGATCGCGGCGGGCGAGCTGGGGCCCGGCGCGGCGGCGATCGAAAGCCTGGCCGTGACCCTGCACGAATCGCATGTCGCCTGGGCCTCCTATGAGGGCCGGCTGGCGCGATGA
- a CDS encoding zinc-binding alcohol dehydrogenase, giving the protein MDARALWILKPGQARIGTETLPEPGPGEVLVRARFGALSRGTEALVFQGKVPRSQHQAMRAPFQAGAFPGPLKYGYVNVGTVEAGPEPLLGRDVFCLYPHQTRYVVPASAVTPLPEGLPPERAVLAANMETALNVVWDSAARPGDRIAVVGAGVVGCLVARLAGRIPGCAVTLVDTDPGRQTVAAALGVGFALPQDAPGDQDLVIHASGSPKGAATALGLAGVEATVVEASWYGDTPVLLPLGEAFHSKRLTLRSSQVGMVATAQRPRWDHARRMRKALELLLDPALDALVSGECGFDDLPEVLARLAADPAGALCQRIRYPEE; this is encoded by the coding sequence ATGGATGCGCGCGCCCTCTGGATCCTCAAGCCGGGTCAGGCCCGGATCGGCACCGAGACCCTGCCCGAGCCGGGCCCCGGCGAGGTGCTGGTGCGGGCCCGCTTCGGCGCCCTCAGCCGCGGCACCGAGGCGCTGGTGTTCCAGGGCAAGGTGCCGCGCAGCCAGCACCAGGCAATGCGGGCGCCGTTCCAGGCCGGCGCGTTCCCCGGGCCGCTGAAGTACGGCTACGTCAATGTCGGCACGGTCGAGGCCGGGCCGGAGCCGCTGCTGGGCCGCGACGTGTTCTGCCTTTACCCGCACCAGACCCGCTATGTGGTGCCGGCATCGGCGGTGACGCCGCTGCCCGAGGGGCTGCCGCCGGAGCGGGCGGTGCTGGCCGCGAACATGGAAACGGCGCTGAACGTGGTCTGGGATTCGGCGGCGCGGCCGGGCGACCGGATCGCGGTGGTCGGCGCCGGGGTCGTCGGGTGCCTCGTCGCCCGCCTGGCCGGGCGGATCCCGGGCTGCGCCGTGACCCTGGTCGACACCGATCCCGGCCGACAGACGGTCGCCGCGGCGCTCGGCGTCGGCTTCGCCCTGCCGCAGGACGCGCCGGGCGACCAGGACCTCGTGATCCATGCCAGCGGCAGCCCGAAGGGGGCGGCGACCGCGCTCGGCCTCGCCGGGGTCGAGGCGACGGTGGTGGAGGCCAGCTGGTACGGCGACACGCCGGTGCTGCTGCCGCTGGGCGAGGCCTTCCATTCGAAGCGCCTGACCCTGCGCTCCTCCCAGGTCGGGATGGTGGCGACGGCGCAGCGGCCGCGCTGGGACCATGCCCGGCGCATGAGGAAGGCGCTGGAACTGCTGCTCGACCCGGCGCTGGACGCGCTGGTCAGCGGCGAGTGCGGTTTCGACGACCTGCCCGAGGTGCTGGCCCGGCTGGCGGCCGACCCCGCCGGCGCGCTGTGCCAGCGCATCCGCTACCCAGAGGAATGA
- the xylB gene encoding xylulokinase, translating to MFLGIDLGTSGVKVVLVDGDQRVVDQEAVPLAVSRPHPLWSEQDPEEWWRAADQAMVALKARHAQALSGVRGIGLSGQMHGATLLDESNRPIRPAILWNDGRAGAECAELERREPRSRAITGNLAMPGFTAPKLLWVAAHEPDAFARTRRVLLPKDYLRLRMTGAAASEMSDAAGTLWLDVGARRWSEAMLAATGLKPSAMPELFEGSQATGTLRPEVAAAWGVPADAVVAGGAGDNAAGAAGVGVIRPGDAFLSLGTSGVLFVADAGFAPNPAQAVHAFCHCLPGTWHRMSVILSAASALSWLARLLGGTEPELLAEAEAADPDIGDLLFLPYLSGERTPHNDPTATGVFLGLTHATGRPQLVRALLEGVAFAFADGQAALTAAGTAIGEVSVIGGGARSPFWGRILAAALNRPLHYPAGGELGPAFGAARPGRLAATGEAPEAVCTRPQTAQVVEPDAALAERYAGKIQRFRALYPMLKPAWAG from the coding sequence ATGTTTCTCGGCATCGATCTCGGGACCTCGGGGGTCAAGGTGGTGCTGGTCGACGGCGACCAGCGCGTGGTCGACCAGGAGGCGGTGCCGCTCGCCGTCTCCCGCCCCCATCCGCTGTGGAGCGAGCAGGACCCGGAGGAGTGGTGGCGCGCCGCCGACCAGGCTATGGTCGCGCTCAAGGCCCGGCATGCCCAGGCGCTGTCCGGCGTGCGCGGCATCGGCCTGTCCGGCCAGATGCACGGCGCCACGCTGCTGGACGAATCCAATCGGCCGATCCGCCCGGCGATCCTGTGGAACGACGGCCGCGCCGGCGCCGAATGCGCCGAGCTGGAGCGGCGCGAGCCGCGGTCCCGCGCCATCACCGGCAACCTGGCCATGCCCGGCTTCACCGCGCCGAAGCTGCTGTGGGTGGCGGCGCATGAGCCCGACGCCTTCGCCCGCACCCGCCGGGTGCTGCTGCCGAAGGACTACCTGCGCCTGCGCATGACCGGCGCCGCGGCCTCGGAGATGTCGGACGCCGCCGGCACGCTGTGGCTGGATGTCGGCGCCCGGCGCTGGTCCGAGGCGATGCTGGCGGCCACGGGCCTGAAGCCGTCGGCGATGCCGGAGCTGTTCGAGGGCAGCCAGGCCACCGGCACGCTGCGGCCCGAGGTCGCCGCTGCCTGGGGCGTGCCGGCCGATGCGGTGGTGGCCGGCGGGGCCGGCGACAACGCCGCCGGGGCCGCCGGGGTCGGGGTGATCCGCCCGGGCGACGCCTTCCTGTCGCTCGGCACCTCCGGCGTGCTGTTCGTCGCCGATGCCGGCTTCGCCCCCAACCCGGCCCAGGCGGTGCATGCCTTCTGCCACTGCCTGCCGGGCACCTGGCACCGCATGTCGGTGATCCTCAGCGCCGCCTCGGCCCTGTCCTGGCTGGCCCGCCTCCTGGGCGGCACCGAGCCGGAGCTGCTGGCCGAGGCCGAGGCCGCCGACCCGGACATCGGCGACCTCCTGTTCCTGCCCTATCTCTCCGGCGAGCGCACGCCGCACAACGACCCGACGGCGACCGGCGTGTTCCTCGGCCTGACCCATGCGACCGGCCGGCCGCAGCTGGTCCGCGCCCTGCTGGAGGGCGTGGCCTTCGCCTTCGCCGACGGCCAGGCGGCGCTGACCGCGGCGGGCACCGCGATCGGCGAGGTGTCGGTGATCGGCGGCGGCGCCCGGTCGCCGTTCTGGGGCCGGATCCTGGCGGCAGCGCTGAACCGGCCGCTGCACTATCCGGCGGGCGGCGAGCTGGGCCCGGCCTTCGGCGCCGCCCGCCCGGGCCGCCTGGCCGCGACGGGCGAGGCGCCGGAGGCCGTCTGCACTCGGCCGCAGACCGCGCAGGTGGTCGAGCCGGACGCGGCACTGGCCGAGCGCTATGCC